DNA sequence from the Papio anubis isolate 15944 chromosome 7, Panubis1.0, whole genome shotgun sequence genome:
GAGACGTCTGAAATTGGAGAGCGCACTCGGCCCCCACCCCTCGTTCCAGGGAGCGTGTGCGGGAGGAACAATTGTGTGTGAGTGCGTGATTCTCTGCACTTCGAGTAGCAGTTTCCAGCCAGGCTGAGCGCCCCCAACCCGCGGGACGTATACCCCCTCCCCCAAGTTACTCCTCATCCGCCTTTCGCTGCCACCCCTAGCTCGCACGTGGTCTAGTTCTGCGCTCATGGGGTCCCATTTCCTTTCACCCTGGACTGCTGGGGGCAGCTCTCAGTCTTCCCCGACGAGCCCGAGCTCCCGCCAGTTTCTAAGGAGCCGAGGGCACGGACTCGGGTGGGGGCGGAGGGCGGGGAGAGAAGACTGAGACTTTGGGATTGGCCCGGTCGGGTGCATGTGGCCCCCGGCGAgcagcccccgcccccgccccgcaaCCGCCGCCGCATTCCCAGCGGAGCGCGGAGGAGGAGCCGCTCCCCGACTTCGTGGGCCACGAAGGGGTGGGGGTCAGGAGCGGTCTCCCCCGCCCCGTCCGTCTCTGCCCTGACGGGGCAGTCGGCTTCCAGGGCAGCCATTGCCATGGAGACCCCCAAGGCTATAAAGTCAGGTATCCAGGCGGGCGGCAGCTCCCACGCCGCCGAGCCCCCCAAGTAAGGAGCAAGCGCCCCGGCGTGGCCCGGCCCCCGCGAGAGGGGAGGAGGCGGAGGAACGGCGCCAGCAGCTTGAGGAGCGGCGCGCCCCGCCAGGGCTGGAGGCAGGCGTGCACGGCGGGCGCCACCGTCGCTGCGGGGGAGCGGGGGCTGCCCTGGGTGCGGGTGAGTGGCACGGCTCCAAACCACGAGGACTGAGGGGCGCCGGACACGGGGAAAGCGGCGGGAGAGCCGGGAGAGGGTCGAGACTCGGCTGCCGACATCTGGTGGCGGGCCAGGAGCGGAGCCCGGAGTAGCGAGCAATCAACACCTGCAGGCGGGAGGCCCGGGGAAGGAGCGGCGAGACGCCAGGCGTACGGCCCAGCAGCGGCGGGGCAGTCGGAGCCTCCGGGACACCGGAGTAGGAACCTCGGGACCGTCGGCTGCAGCCGCCCACGCGCGGAGGGAGAGGTATCACAGCGCGGGCGGAGGCCGGTGCCCCGCGGGGCGCGAGAACAGGGGCGCCCCCGTGCGGAGCTGCCAGGCTGCCCGGGCGCGGCGGTCGGGGCCATGCTCAAACCCAAGGACCTGTGTCCCCGAGCGGGGACGCGCACCTTCCTGGAGGCCATGCAGGCGGGCAAAGTGCACTTGGCCCGCTTCGTGTTGGATGCGCTGGACCGCAGCATCATCGACTGCCGCGCGGAGCAGGGCCGTACGCCGCTCATGGTGGCCGTGGGGCTGCCGGACCCCGCTCTGCGCGCGCGCTTCGTGCGGCTGCTGCTTGAGCAGGGTGCTGCCGTGAACCTGCGGGACGAGCGCGGCCGCACCGCACTCAGTCTGGCGTGCGAGCGAGGCCACCTGGACGCCGTGCAGCTGCTGGTGCAGTTCAGTGGTGACCCCGAGGCGGCCGACTCTGCGGGCAACAGCCCGGTGATGTGGGCGGCGGCCTGCGGCCACGGGGCAGTGCTCGAGTTCCTGGTGCGGTCCTTCCGCCGCCTAGGCCTGCGCCTCGACCGCACCAACCGTGCGGGGCTCACCGCGCTGCAACTGGCTGCCGCCCGCGGCCACGGGACCTGTGTGCAGGCCCTCACCGGGCCCTGGGGccgcgccgccgccgcagccGCGGCCCGGGGCTCCAACTCCGATAGTCCCCCTGGCCACCCCGCCCCCGCGCCCAGCCCCGAGCGTCGACGACCCAGCCCCCGCCGCCTCCCGCGGCCTCTCCTGGCGCGCTTTGCGCGAGCGGCGGGCGGCCACGGCCACGGCGGCGAGGCTGGCTTAGCGGGCAAGAATTCGGGCCGGCACCGGGCGCAGGGCAGTGAACGGCCCGAGCTGGGTCGGAGCATGAGCCTGGCGTTGGGTGCGGTGACCGAGGAGGAGGCGGCCCGCCTGCGGGCTGGGGCCCTGATGGCCCTACCAAACTCGCCCCAGTCTTCGGGGACTGGGCGGTGGCGCTCACAGGAGGTGCTGGAGGGAGCGCCCCCAACCTTAGTGCAAGCCCCCATTGGCCTCAGCCCCCATCCGGAGGGCGGCCCCGGCTCCGGCCGCCTGGGTTTGCGCCGACGCTCCACAGCCCCAGATATCCCCAGCCTGGTCGGTGAGGCGCCAGGGCCCGAGAGTGGCCCGGAGTTAGAGGCCAACGCTCTGCCTGTCTCGGTGCCTGGGCCGAACCCTTGGCAGGCGGGCACCGAGGCTGTGGTGCTGCGTGCTCAGCGGTAAACGGCGCCAAGGCCCGAGGCCTGCTTCCCCCACCCTCCCGTTTCTACTCCACTGGTATTTCTTCCTTATAGGTCCCTCACCTTTTCGGCAGCCGCCCCCCGCAGCCCATTTTGGAACCTGCCTCTCTGCCAAGGCGAGACCTCCACCAGCCCTAAGGGACCTCCATCTTTTTTGTGCTCCTCGGTATTCCCGGCCTAGGTCTAGAGGTGTGGATTGACTGGTTCCGTAGGCTACAGCCAGGAAGGTGGattccccctccccagccctcaggTTCAGTCCTGGGTCTGCCTAGCCACCTGTCGCTCCTCTCCGGCCCCCCTCCCCTCGCTGGGTTTCCTAACACCCGGGCAGCCAGGCAAATAGAAGGGTCCACCTTGGAGAATAAAGACCCAGCCTCCCCACTCTCTGCCTACTGATGCTGAGAATAATCCCACAAACTACCAAAGTCTCCTTTCCCTCGAAGTGTGGGAGAAGGAAAGGACCGAGGGGCCCTAGAGCCTTTCTGGACTGGAGGGTTGAGGAGGAAGGGGTCTGGCTGTTATGTTTTTCTAGGGTAGAAACTCCTGCCTCAAGACAATGAAACCGTATTTTGGGAGTGGGAGAGTCCCTAGTGTTGAACACCAATTGTCCCTTAAATCAGCTCCTGGGTAACTCCAGCTCCCTCTGTCTCTGCCCCAGGATTCAGCTTCATTGATAATGTGGGGTCACTGCTCCACATAACCCCTACCCAGGCCAAATCCGGGCTCCTGAGCCAGCCCCCTCTTCAGCGCGGGTGCATTTGAATTCCATCATCGAGGTTCAACACCTCACCCCTGGAGGCCCAAGCCCTATTTCCGCTGGCTCACAGAGGCCTGAAAGGGAAAGGACTGAGCGCTTCCCCGCCTCCCCGCCTCCCAGCTCCCCCGTCCCGCACGTGGGTGCTCCCGCGGGGTGGAACGGTTGCGAAGGCTGTGCTTAATTGTATTTCTTCCAATCCTCAAAGAACTCGTGTTTTAAGCCTTTGTATATGAAGCAGAAAGCAGCGGGTCTGATTCTGAGGCTTAAGAGCCTGACAATATCTCTTTAAATAGAAGCTCCGCGAGGGGGATAATTGACTGAAGTGTTTGCGACGTGAAACGGCGGCGCGCGGGAGTCGGGAGCCCACACGAGCCGCAGGCCCAGGTTTAAATTACATCCAACTCTGGCGAGAGCTGGAAGGGGCCTGTTAAACGGCTCCTGCTTCTCGCTGGGCCGTTAACGGAGGGCAGGGCGGATGATGGATGCTGTAGGTAGAGACCCGGGACTCCTGCCTTGGTCCCACCGCGTGGGAAGCAGGCCGGCCCAGGTTTATTATTGGGCAGATGAGTGAGTCAGAGGCCCTTTCCTGACATTGCCCCCTGCCTGCTCGCCCCCACCCCTCTGCCCCGTGCTAGCCTAGCGAGGCGGCGGGGTTGGGGGCGGGGGTCCGGCGGGGCGCGTGCGCTAGGACCCTGCGGAAGTGCTAGCACGTGTGTCAGTGCGCCTGGCCCGCGGGGAGGCGGCAGGTGGGGCTGTTTTGTGAACCCTGAGGGTGGAACTTGAAGCCTTTCACCTGCCTGCAGTCGGGTCTTTGCAAGACGTCGATCTGTTTGCCTTTGCAGTACGGAAGGTTTCTCGCCAGTAACCCCCAGGGAACTGCCCAGAGCGAGAATGACTGTGCCAAGATACTGCTGGGCCTGGCGGTGAGGGGTGGGGGGCCAGGAGTGGGCCTCGTGCAGGTGTCAGGACACCTACCCAGTCCTTGCACCCCGCAGCCCGCATCCGCTAGGCCACGCAGGCCGGCGCACTGGACGTGATCTCTGGTGCCCCCTGGTGGCAGCGTTGGGCCCTCCCCGCTGGGTCCCGGCTCGGAGCTCAGACACCTGGTTTTCTTTGGGATCACCCCTGTGTACTTGTTCCTCCATATGCATTTATCGTGGAATCCTCTTCCTCTTGTAGAATATTAAATCCGGATACTTGAAGTCACTTGACAGCAGTGAAGCGAGGGAACAATGAACAAAACACTCGCATCGAAAGTAGCAGGAGCCCAGACCCTTCGCTAAGGACCCCAAGTTAAATCTTCCAAGTTAAGGCTGCGTGTCCTGAGAGCTACTGCTCTCTTCCGAAAAGTCGGAGCTGCCAACCCTTCCCTTGGGACCTGCCGATTATGCAGTTTTTTCTGATATTTGCTTTGGTTTCTGAGGTATTctgccctctccctctcctctcctcccaaaACATCTGCCTCTCCTCAGTCCCCCTGTCTGGGTGGTGGGTGCACAATACCGAGTGCCTGAAAAGCCTGAGGGAGAgggtctggggtggggtggggaccaCTGGACACCCAGAGTGCAAACTGCTGCTTTCTGACCCTTGCTTGCTCATGTACTCCCTTTTCAACTGTGTTGAATTTTAATGACGTTTTTAGTGGTGTAGGAATGCAAGTATTTTGGCTCAACAGCATGAAGTCTGGGTTACACATTGTATCAGAGGTGCTGTAATCTTTCCAGTATCTCTGATATGCGGCTTTCTGGTTGAATGTCACCCTGGGCCCTCTTGACTGGATAAACAACCATGAGGGCTCTTCTCTGTGGAGCTGCCGAGAGCTTGGTGGTAGAAAGTGACGTTCCTAAACAACTGCATCGTGTGTCTGACTGCCTTGCTGTCCGTACAGACTCCTTCCCAGGCCCGGCTCCGTGCAGAACTTCCACATTTTTCTCCCCTGAATTCCCTTTGTCAGCCCCAGGGTGTTGAGGCTGGGTCCTCTCTAGCAATCTCTACCTTCAGAAGAGACTTTTCTAAATCTTTTGCTTTTCCAATTCTTGTTGCTTTTGTCATTGTGAAGAGTCACCCAGGATGCTGGCGCTCGGTACCCTAAGATCAGAAGCGGTCTGTGTGTGAGCTGTAGGACATACGCACACCCTTTCAGAGTGATATTGTGTGGTGGAAGGACTGTTAGAACTCAAAGAATAGTTAATAAATCCAGTATTATTCCGTTGCGAGAACTGGCCTCTCTTTGCCTTATCAAGCACTCCTGACCCTCGGCTCCCTTTGGAGAGATGGACTGAGCCCTTGCCTCCTATGGAGGCCCCTGCCTTAGTGAGCCTCTGCCAGGCCCGTCCCACTGTGCTGGCTCCTGAAGGTAAGTCACAGGTGCTGCTTCTGCTGAGCTGGGTGGCGGGGCCAGGCTGGCAGCAACACCAGGGCACCTGTCAGGGTGTGAATGCACTGGGAAGTGAAAGAAAGGCTGCGTGGTTTCTTGCTCCTGGCTTGCTCCTGAACCCTGGGCAGTGGGAGATCTCAGGAAGGAAGTGCAGGAATCCGTTCGGGAGCTGGAAATCGCAAGATAATTGTATCCACCTCCCCAACCCCAGGACGAGAGCCCAGGCTCCCTGGTTTCCAGGCTCTGCTCCATTCTTTCTCAACTCCACACCATCTCCCTCAGTACTGAGGAGTGAGACAGGGACTGCTCTCCCACTGGAAGCAGTTTCAGACCACTTCCTGTGGACGCTGGAGGTccggggtgggggtgaggagccGCAGAGGATGGGAGAAGCCGACACGTAGGGTGGTCGTCAGCCACTGTGCTCACCCTTAGCAAACGCAGCGCAGGGCCCTGGCTTTCCTCGTGGGCTCTTCTCCCCTGGGAGAGTAGCCCCGTCTATTTTTCATCGCCTTCATTCCCAAGGGCCGTTCACTTCCtgtttcccttcctctctgcctGCCTTTCGGGCccacaggtcaccagggaagttgGGTGTTCTGTGGTGTGGCTGCTGGAGGGCTcatgtggggaggaggggaggctcCACAAGATTCACCCACCACAGGCGGCCCCCCCTCCAAGACCGCTGGTCTCCGCTCCCAGAGACACAGGAAGCCCAATGGCTTTGAACactcaatttaatttaaaacaggCACAAGTGCAAACAATTCACAAAAATTTCTAGGGAAGATGCTTTTGTTTTGAAAACTCTGACCCTTAAAAAAAAGTCCTTGCAATTTCTTTGCCCCCATGTAGGTCACTAGGGAGCAGAAGAAtctaaaaatattatctaaataGAAAGGGTCCAGACACCTGAAGTTCTTTCCTGGAATTCCATCTCACAGCAGCCCTGAAGTGGGGCGGGGCCGAGGAGGACAAGGAGACAGCTGTCTGTGGAGGCAGCCGGGGCAGATGGTTTGCACAAATGGGTGCCTGTGACCTTGACGTGATGGAAACCCGGAGGTGGTTCGCCTTCTCTCCCAGATAGGGTTCTGAAGAGAACAATGGGTCCCTGATGACCTGGTTATTGGGATAAACTTGAAAGGTAACACAGTTACCATTCCTTACATTCCTATCTCTGGCCCTCACGCTGCACAGTACAGGAGACGCTCAGAAGCCTCCTGAGCCCCCAGGATGTGTTAGACTTAGCATGGACCACTCCACTGGCCAGGGAGACACAGGACTGGAGAGGTGGAAGCCAGGCCAAGAAAGCAGGTCCCTTTAGGCCAGAACTTAGTGGGAGAGAGGATGGGGCAGCCTTCCTGAAGCTGGCTGTGGGTGACCTGAAAGGACCTGGGCTGTCAAGGTGGCTTTCCtccccttacacacacacacacacacacacacgcacacacgatGTTCTCTCCATTCTGTAAAGTGAGAGCACCTTCACCACTGaccccattctttctttttcactcagAAATTGTCCCCTCACTCCCTGCCCACAGCCATGGCCTGGAGCAGGCCATTCACAGTTCGGGCGGGGAGGGGCCGTACAGCTAGGACTGCACCTTCAGGACATCAGAcgtgagggaggaagagggattcAGGTCATAAAAATCACCCCGTGGCCCGTGGCCCTCTCGAGACCCGAGGTTTGAAGCTGGAGCTGAGAACAGCAAGTATCTGTGGAGACCAGCAGTCTGCCCTCTGCAGTGGCCTAGGACGCTAGTG
Encoded proteins:
- the ANKRD63 gene encoding ankyrin repeat domain-containing protein 63, which codes for MLKPKDLCPRAGTRTFLEAMQAGKVHLARFVLDALDRSIIDCRAEQGRTPLMVAVGLPDPALRARFVRLLLEQGAAVNLRDERGRTALSLACERGHLDAVQLLVQFSGDPEAADSAGNSPVMWAAACGHGAVLEFLVRSFRRLGLRLDRTNRAGLTALQLAAARGHGTCVQALTGPWGRAAAAAAARGSNSDSPPGHPAPAPSPERRRPSPRRLPRPLLARFARAAGGHGHGGEAGLAGKNSGRHRAQGSERPELGRSMSLALGAVTEEEAARLRAGALMALPNSPQSSGTGRWRSQEVLEGAPPTLVQAPIGLSPHPEGGPGSGRLGLRRRSTAPDIPSLVGEAPGPESGPELEANALPVSVPGPNPWQAGTEAVVLRAQR